In Desulfotomaculum sp., a single window of DNA contains:
- a CDS encoding DNA methyltransferase, translating to MSEKNKTEYDSVSNDHFVIRENSPQYGKRIDIGFTRSCSCEPSHINCMTAKEWLKSQLGVWQFLYEARDVRDKTLHPATFPIALSKKVIELFTHQGELILDPFIGSGTTLVAASDTNRNAVGFDLQKHYIDLCEKRLRQQANLFNKSKQLAIQDDARNIHKYISNDTISLIWTSPPYANLLNRERKNKSRRDRNNEQLGKVEQYSQDIRDLGTMAIADYTNAMGDIFESLLPLLRPKAHCVINVPDMWWENQRITIHVSLIEELRKRGYELRNIIIWDRTNVVNKIGIFGWPSNYITMGVTFEYLLDFWRSPTEKA from the coding sequence ATGAGTGAAAAGAACAAAACAGAATACGACTCAGTATCGAATGACCATTTTGTTATCCGAGAAAATAGTCCTCAATACGGCAAGCGGATAGACATTGGATTCACACGATCATGCAGTTGCGAACCATCTCACATAAACTGTATGACTGCGAAGGAGTGGCTTAAATCACAGCTCGGAGTCTGGCAATTTTTATACGAAGCAAGGGATGTGCGCGACAAGACACTTCATCCTGCCACTTTTCCGATCGCCCTTTCAAAGAAAGTCATTGAGTTGTTCACCCATCAAGGCGAGCTGATTCTTGACCCATTTATTGGAAGTGGAACGACGCTTGTTGCTGCCAGCGATACGAACAGGAATGCAGTTGGATTTGACTTGCAGAAACACTACATAGACTTATGCGAAAAAAGATTGCGACAGCAGGCGAATCTTTTTAACAAATCAAAACAACTTGCCATTCAAGATGATGCCAGAAATATTCATAAATATATTTCGAATGATACAATAAGTCTCATATGGACTTCACCGCCTTATGCCAATCTGCTGAACCGTGAGCGAAAGAATAAATCTAGGAGGGACAGAAATAACGAACAACTAGGAAAGGTTGAACAGTATTCACAGGACATACGCGATCTTGGAACGATGGCGATAGCGGATTATACAAACGCGATGGGTGACATATTTGAGTCATTGCTTCCCCTTTTGCGCCCGAAAGCCCATTGCGTTATAAATGTGCCTGACATGTGGTGGGAAAACCAAAGAATTACAATTCACGTTTCACTTATCGAGGAATTACGAAAAAGGGGTTATGAATTACGAAATATCATCATCTGGGATAGGACGAATGTCGTTAATAAAATCGGCATCTTCGGATGGCCCAGTAATTATATTACGATGGGGGTCACTTTTGAATACCTGCTTGATTTCTGGCGTTCCCCAACAGAAAAGGCGTAA
- a CDS encoding nciI: MEIFTKDDLINKLLEIKARGWVPNARRGNAGGVGNTLEDLLGIQENNLPIPNAAEWELKCQRKGSSSLTTLFHMEPSPRAVRFVPRVFLPQYGWIHEQAGELYPESEMSFRQTIHGQARSDRGFCVVVDRRTRKVLISFDASSVDQRHQDWLASVKLRVGLSELNPQPYWGFDDLFHKAGTKLLNCFYVQADVKKVADREHYHYNTVMILRNFSLENFLKAIEDGIILVDFDARTGHNHGTKFRIRQGNWDRLYSDVKKI; the protein is encoded by the coding sequence ATGGAGATTTTCACGAAAGATGATTTAATCAACAAACTTCTCGAAATAAAGGCAAGGGGGTGGGTACCCAACGCGAGACGTGGAAATGCAGGGGGAGTTGGCAACACACTCGAAGACTTGCTTGGGATCCAGGAAAACAATTTGCCAATACCGAATGCGGCAGAGTGGGAGCTTAAATGCCAGCGAAAAGGTTCATCATCATTGACCACGCTTTTTCACATGGAACCTTCACCACGTGCCGTTCGTTTTGTGCCTCGCGTGTTTCTTCCCCAATATGGATGGATACATGAACAGGCCGGAGAGTTATATCCAGAGTCCGAAATGAGTTTCAGACAAACCATTCATGGCCAGGCGCGCAGCGATAGAGGCTTTTGCGTCGTTGTTGACAGAAGGACAAGGAAGGTGCTCATTTCTTTTGACGCTTCATCAGTGGATCAACGGCATCAAGATTGGCTTGCTTCCGTTAAGTTGCGCGTAGGGCTTTCCGAACTGAATCCGCAGCCTTATTGGGGCTTCGATGACTTGTTCCATAAAGCAGGCACGAAATTACTAAATTGTTTTTACGTGCAGGCTGACGTGAAGAAAGTCGCCGATCGTGAACATTACCATTACAATACGGTAATGATTTTGCGTAATTTCTCCCTGGAAAATTTTCTTAAGGCGATAGAAGATGGAATAATTCTGGTGGATTTTGACGCAAGAACAGGCCACAACCATGGTACAAAATTTCGAATTCGACAAGGCAATTGGGACCGCCTCTATTCCGATGTGAAAAAGATATAA
- a CDS encoding endonuclease MutS2 (MutS2; MutS-II; involved in blocking homologous and homeologous recombination; has ATPase activity stimulated by recombination intermediates; inhibits DNA strand exchange), protein MNIEEWTNKKNVPLFANKKNVPLFALFASVWSLVKKINERVLKRLEYDKVLENLAGYCGTSLGRERVLALRPSVLAEEISKAQAETTEGKKLLRLEPLAQTGGYSDVRQQVERAGHGAVLEPSDLLSVGHTLAACRQIKDFLTARQETYPLLGETGAKLDYYNTIEKSIFTSIDAGAEISDSASGALAAIRRKLARTRSSVKDQLEKLIRSAAFQKYLQDPIVTIREDRYVVPVKLEYRSQVRGIVHDQSSSGATVFIEPMAVIEANNEIRRLQAEEKEEIIKILRDLSSQVGAAADSIRLSLEGLGHLEFIMAKARYSSDLYAEEPLPGQKPAYFSLKKARHPLLSGNVTSNDLFLGKAYNILVITGPNTGGKTVALKTAGLLVLMAQSGLHIPAGETTEVGIFEQVFVDIGDEQSIEQNLSTFSSHLNNIIHILGAAGPSSLVLIDELGAGTDPTEGAALAQATLERLIDTGARVMVTTHFSELKTFAQGRTGVENASLEFDSMTLRPTYRLLTGKPGHSNAFEIALRLGMEQKIVDRAREFLTKEQIEMADLIKDLERSRQDIEVEREDTKRLLDQARETRLRCEKMEEDLLSQRRSMTEKAREEAGRIVLKMQKEAEETIREFREQMAGESNRDKEIAISEVRRKIQAIKAGSSRQASKPQNREQSQEGFTVGQEVFVPMFNMRGRITDAVEEGSVQVQVGAVKLFLPLNELRPAEKETAPAGQVHTGGTLMDKAGAISSQLDLRGKRAEEALLEVDKYLDDAGLAGLARIFLIHGKGTGALRIAVQQYLKADPRVKSFRFGEHGEGGLGVTVVELA, encoded by the coding sequence ATGAACATAGAAGAATGGACAAACAAAAAGAACGTCCCTCTGTTTGCTAACAAAAAGAACGTCCCTCTGTTTGCCCTGTTTGCCTCTGTTTGGAGTCTGGTGAAAAAGATAAACGAACGCGTTTTGAAAAGGCTTGAGTATGATAAGGTATTGGAAAATCTGGCGGGTTACTGCGGGACTTCGCTGGGGCGTGAACGCGTGTTAGCCTTGAGGCCTTCGGTTTTGGCGGAGGAAATTAGCAAAGCCCAGGCCGAAACCACAGAAGGAAAGAAGCTTTTGCGCCTTGAGCCTCTGGCGCAGACAGGAGGCTATTCGGATGTACGGCAGCAAGTGGAAAGAGCCGGCCACGGGGCGGTGCTTGAGCCGTCCGACCTGCTCAGCGTCGGACATACCCTGGCCGCCTGCAGGCAGATTAAGGATTTCCTGACAGCGCGGCAGGAAACTTATCCGTTACTGGGTGAGACAGGCGCCAAGCTGGATTACTATAATACTATTGAAAAAAGTATTTTCACATCCATTGACGCCGGAGCCGAGATATCCGATTCGGCGTCCGGCGCTCTGGCGGCGATCAGGCGCAAATTGGCCCGCACACGCAGCTCTGTCAAGGACCAGCTTGAAAAACTTATCCGTTCCGCTGCTTTCCAGAAATATCTGCAGGACCCCATTGTTACAATCAGGGAAGACCGCTATGTCGTCCCGGTTAAGTTGGAATACCGCTCGCAGGTCAGGGGCATCGTCCATGACCAGTCATCAAGCGGCGCCACCGTGTTCATTGAGCCAATGGCGGTCATTGAGGCCAATAACGAAATACGCCGGCTGCAGGCTGAAGAGAAAGAGGAGATTATTAAAATACTGCGCGACCTTTCCAGCCAGGTCGGAGCGGCTGCCGACAGCATCAGGCTGTCTTTGGAAGGTTTGGGACACCTGGAATTCATCATGGCTAAGGCACGCTACAGCAGCGATCTTTATGCCGAAGAACCACTGCCCGGACAAAAACCTGCTTACTTTTCTTTAAAAAAAGCGCGCCATCCGCTGCTGTCCGGGAATGTAACGTCAAACGACCTTTTTTTAGGCAAAGCTTATAACATACTTGTCATCACCGGGCCAAACACAGGCGGGAAGACGGTCGCTCTGAAGACAGCTGGACTGCTTGTCCTGATGGCCCAATCCGGACTCCATATTCCCGCCGGGGAAACGACGGAAGTGGGCATCTTCGAGCAGGTTTTCGTAGATATAGGTGACGAACAGAGTATCGAGCAGAACCTGAGCACTTTCTCATCACATCTGAACAATATCATCCATATCCTGGGGGCTGCAGGCCCTTCAAGCCTTGTCTTGATTGATGAACTGGGCGCCGGCACCGACCCCACAGAAGGAGCGGCTTTAGCCCAGGCAACCCTGGAAAGGCTGATTGATACCGGCGCAAGGGTAATGGTAACAACCCACTTTTCCGAACTGAAAACTTTTGCTCAGGGCAGGACGGGTGTTGAAAACGCTTCTTTAGAATTTGACTCCATGACGCTGCGTCCTACATACAGGCTGTTGACGGGAAAACCCGGACACAGCAACGCTTTCGAAATTGCCCTGCGCCTGGGGATGGAACAAAAGATTGTCGACAGGGCAAGGGAATTTCTGACAAAAGAACAGATTGAAATGGCGGATCTGATCAAGGATCTTGAACGCAGCCGCCAGGATATTGAAGTTGAGCGGGAGGACACAAAGCGGCTGTTGGATCAGGCCCGGGAAACCAGGCTGCGCTGCGAAAAAATGGAGGAGGATCTCCTCTCTCAACGCCGGTCGATGACGGAAAAGGCCCGCGAGGAAGCCGGCCGGATTGTTTTAAAGATGCAGAAAGAGGCGGAAGAGACAATCCGGGAGTTCCGGGAGCAGATGGCCGGGGAATCTAACCGTGATAAAGAAATCGCCATTTCGGAAGTGCGCAGGAAAATACAGGCGATTAAGGCAGGGAGCAGCAGGCAGGCGTCTAAACCTCAAAACCGGGAACAAAGCCAGGAAGGGTTTACAGTAGGCCAGGAAGTATTTGTCCCCATGTTTAATATGCGAGGCCGGATCACTGATGCGGTTGAGGAGGGCAGTGTCCAGGTCCAGGTCGGGGCGGTTAAGCTTTTTCTTCCTCTGAACGAACTTCGCCCCGCAGAAAAAGAAACTGCTCCCGCCGGCCAGGTCCATACCGGAGGCACACTCATGGATAAGGCCGGAGCTATCTCATCCCAGTTGGACCTGCGCGGAAAAAGAGCCGAAGAGGCCCTGCTTGAAGTGGACAAGTACCTGGACGACGCCGGTCTTGCAGGCCTGGCGCGCATATTTTTAATTCACGGCAAGGGAACCGGAGCCCTTCGCATTGCCGTCCAACAGTATTTAAAGGCGGATCCCCGGGTTAAGTCATTCCGGTTTGGGGAACACGGCGAAGGAGGACTGGGGGTTACCGTAGTAGAACTTGCCTAG
- a CDS encoding peptidase U32 — MLKKPELLAPAGGWESFVAAVQNGSDAVYLGGRMFNARRSAVNFENQEIARAIEYAHLRGVKVYVTVNILVADREMEEVAGFLLFLYNAGADAIIVQDLGLAALAREVVPRLTLHASTQMTIHNLPGVELLSTAGFKRVVLSREMNLSEIREICAAEKAKIEVFIHGALCISYSGRCLFSSMIGGRSGNRGSCAQPCRLPYTLTDEKGRALVLVGQEKAGDYLLSPRDLNMSGHIPDLIGAGIDAFKIEGRIKRPEYVAVVTGIYRKLIDRAVLNGDEGFYVTAQENMELAQIFNREFTTGYFYGRQYNKMMSYKRPNNRGIFLGRVRSYDWEKKMVEIHLEDKLNKGDGLGIWVTEGGRKGFVAGAFLLDGETVSEARPGQTVKVPFQGAVKKGDRVFKTNDAELINRARLTFTSPKENRKLSVSFFIRAGAGEPMEVTVRDEDGNTGSGSTVQVGQTASERPLDETYLRRQMDRLGNTPFSLSELQCEIKGSVIYPAAEINQARREAVVSLERARLNSWKIEPVAVEVFHRRLAGVFKTSPEDRKKQFLQHTRPLVAVHAGDLSALKAAVRAGADLVYLSSGEYSPRSSVNRDELFRGFEFCRKNGIKFVLATPAIIRNSEMDGLTGLIEEVGSWPVDGVLAGNLGLLEKIKGLVPVYTDYTLNAFNRLTVEYLSRQGAAQVSLSPELTIEQVRRIAARTGYMLEVLVHGRVELMVSEYCAPGSLIDAEKCLPGKCAQPCRNRKFSLKDRLGVLFPLEMDSSCRLHIFNSHVLCLVESIPTLAEAGIGTVRIDARLLDPSSVEAVVRAYCRAARVNDGAQLAEIKNSLTVLHPGGVTSGHLFRGVL; from the coding sequence TTGCTCAAAAAACCTGAGCTTCTTGCCCCTGCGGGCGGATGGGAGTCCTTTGTTGCAGCAGTGCAAAACGGATCTGACGCAGTCTACCTGGGCGGCAGGATGTTCAACGCCCGCCGGTCAGCCGTCAATTTTGAAAACCAGGAGATAGCAAGGGCTATAGAATACGCTCATCTGCGGGGTGTGAAGGTATATGTCACCGTAAACATCCTTGTTGCCGACCGGGAAATGGAAGAAGTAGCCGGTTTTCTCCTGTTTCTATACAATGCCGGCGCTGACGCCATAATTGTCCAAGACCTCGGCCTGGCCGCGCTTGCCCGTGAGGTTGTCCCCCGGCTGACCCTTCACGCAAGCACACAGATGACAATCCACAACCTTCCGGGAGTTGAACTTTTATCCACCGCAGGTTTTAAGAGAGTTGTCCTGTCCCGGGAAATGAACCTGTCCGAAATTAGAGAAATCTGCGCCGCCGAAAAGGCAAAGATAGAAGTTTTCATCCATGGCGCTCTTTGTATCAGCTACTCCGGCAGGTGCCTGTTTTCCAGCATGATCGGCGGCCGGAGCGGCAACCGCGGAAGCTGCGCCCAGCCCTGCCGCCTGCCTTATACACTTACTGACGAAAAGGGGAGGGCGCTTGTCCTTGTCGGTCAGGAAAAAGCCGGGGATTATCTTTTAAGCCCGCGCGACCTCAATATGAGCGGGCATATTCCCGACCTTATCGGGGCTGGGATTGACGCCTTCAAGATTGAAGGCAGGATCAAGCGGCCGGAATACGTTGCCGTTGTCACAGGGATTTACAGAAAATTAATCGACAGGGCGGTTTTAAACGGGGACGAAGGTTTTTATGTAACAGCGCAGGAAAACATGGAACTTGCCCAGATCTTCAACCGGGAATTTACCACCGGTTACTTCTACGGCCGCCAGTACAATAAAATGATGAGTTACAAACGTCCGAACAACAGGGGTATCTTTCTGGGTAGGGTGCGCAGTTACGACTGGGAGAAAAAAATGGTGGAAATTCACCTTGAAGATAAGCTTAATAAAGGAGACGGCCTTGGAATCTGGGTCACCGAAGGGGGCAGAAAGGGTTTTGTCGCCGGCGCTTTTTTATTGGACGGAGAGACAGTCAGTGAGGCTCGGCCAGGACAGACAGTAAAGGTCCCCTTCCAGGGAGCGGTAAAGAAGGGCGACAGGGTGTTCAAGACAAATGACGCGGAACTGATTAACCGGGCAAGACTGACCTTCACATCTCCAAAAGAGAATAGAAAGCTTTCTGTAAGCTTTTTTATACGGGCGGGAGCCGGGGAACCGATGGAAGTTACGGTCAGGGATGAAGACGGAAACACAGGTTCCGGATCAACCGTACAGGTAGGACAGACGGCTTCCGAACGGCCCCTGGACGAAACATACCTGCGCCGGCAGATGGACCGACTGGGCAATACTCCGTTTAGCTTAAGTGAGTTGCAGTGCGAAATTAAAGGAAGTGTAATTTATCCCGCCGCTGAGATAAACCAGGCCAGAAGGGAAGCTGTGGTGTCGCTTGAGCGGGCCCGTCTGAACAGTTGGAAGATAGAGCCTGTCGCTGTTGAAGTTTTTCACCGGCGGTTGGCCGGAGTTTTTAAAACCAGCCCGGAAGACAGAAAAAAACAGTTCTTGCAGCACACCCGTCCACTGGTTGCCGTACATGCAGGAGATCTATCCGCCTTAAAGGCAGCGGTCCGCGCAGGAGCGGACCTGGTTTACCTTTCATCCGGAGAATATTCCCCCAGGTCTTCTGTAAACAGGGATGAACTGTTCAGGGGATTTGAATTCTGCCGGAAAAACGGTATTAAATTTGTTTTAGCAACGCCAGCGATTATCCGCAACAGCGAGATGGACGGACTTACCGGGCTGATTGAGGAGGTGGGCAGTTGGCCTGTAGACGGTGTTCTGGCCGGGAACCTCGGGCTGCTGGAGAAAATAAAAGGTCTTGTCCCGGTCTATACCGACTACACCCTGAATGCCTTTAACAGGCTTACTGTTGAGTATCTTTCGCGGCAGGGAGCAGCCCAGGTTTCTCTTTCACCAGAATTGACAATTGAGCAAGTCCGTAGGATAGCCGCCCGGACAGGGTATATGCTGGAAGTCCTTGTGCATGGGAGGGTCGAACTGATGGTTTCGGAATACTGTGCCCCCGGCAGCCTGATCGATGCTGAAAAATGCCTGCCGGGAAAATGCGCTCAACCCTGCAGGAATAGGAAATTTTCTTTAAAGGACAGGCTGGGCGTATTATTCCCCCTTGAAATGGACAGTTCCTGCCGCCTGCATATTTTTAACTCCCATGTTTTATGTCTGGTGGAAAGCATTCCAACACTTGCGGAGGCGGGAATCGGAACCGTACGGATAGACGCCCGCCTGCTTGATCCTTCTTCTGTTGAAGCAGTTGTAAGGGCATACTGCCGGGCAGCCCGTGTAAATGACGGCGCACAGCTGGCCGAAATTAAAAATTCCCTTACCGTACTCCACCCCGGCGGCGTCACTTCTGGACACCTCTTCCGCGGAGTCTTATAA
- a CDS encoding DNA-3-methyladenine glycosylase, giving the protein MASEQTGRILPVSFYGRDTRTVARELLGHILVSNNSDGMTSGIIVETEAYLQNDPACHSAKGLTKRNRAMFGPPGCAYIYFIYGMYYCFNVVTREQGIGEAVLIRALEPLEGIELMKERRGRNKLAELCSGPGRLVQAMGIDKGWNGRDLTENGLFICAADEVGHKIVSTTRIGISEGKELPLRFYIAGNPFVSKR; this is encoded by the coding sequence ATGGCCTCTGAACAAACTGGCCGCATACTGCCGGTATCCTTTTATGGCAGGGATACCAGGACAGTTGCCCGGGAATTGCTCGGACACATCCTGGTCAGTAATAATTCTGATGGGATGACTTCCGGTATAATAGTAGAAACGGAAGCTTATCTTCAAAACGACCCTGCCTGCCATTCGGCAAAAGGTTTGACAAAACGAAACCGGGCTATGTTCGGCCCCCCGGGCTGCGCCTATATCTACTTTATTTACGGGATGTACTATTGTTTCAACGTAGTGACCAGGGAGCAGGGCATAGGAGAGGCCGTTTTGATCAGAGCGCTGGAACCCTTGGAGGGTATAGAACTTATGAAGGAAAGGCGGGGCAGGAATAAACTGGCCGAACTCTGCAGCGGTCCGGGACGGCTTGTCCAGGCAATGGGAATCGACAAAGGCTGGAATGGCCGGGATTTGACCGAAAATGGACTCTTCATCTGCGCCGCCGATGAGGTCGGGCATAAGATTGTCAGCACAACACGGATTGGTATAAGCGAGGGGAAAGAACTTCCCCTGCGTTTCTATATAGCCGGCAATCCCTTTGTTTCAAAAAGATGA
- a CDS encoding cell division protein ZapA, with protein sequence MGEPVNRVEVEILGETYILKGDETPEYMEMLAQYVNKKMRQVIALNPKLGTSKAAVLAAINTADELMKMQKEYEQQLRGKHKK encoded by the coding sequence ATGGGCGAACCTGTTAACCGTGTCGAGGTTGAAATTTTAGGTGAGACATATATCTTAAAAGGCGATGAAACGCCTGAATACATGGAAATGCTTGCGCAATACGTCAACAAGAAAATGCGGCAGGTCATTGCGCTGAATCCAAAGCTCGGCACGTCCAAGGCGGCTGTTCTGGCGGCGATAAATACCGCCGACGAATTGATGAAAATGCAGAAGGAATATGAGCAGCAGCTTAGGGGAAAGCATAAAAAATAA
- a CDS encoding phenylalanine--tRNA ligase subunit beta has protein sequence MRVSLNWLKDFVNVTVSPLELAERLTLAGLAVEGIENPGEGITKVFTGQILRIERHPNADRLLICEISFGDSEPLKIVTGAPNVQEGQIVPVALEGATLAGGLVIKRAKLRGVESRGMLCSGQELGLDAKSLPPEQAHGVMILPADTPPGLDIKPLLGLDDTILELELTPNRGDCLSMLGAAREVAAILKLPLNYTPPKVEESLPPCADRVKVDIEEPRLCRRYVARLMTGVKVGPSPLWMQKRLRAAGVRPISNVVDVTNYVMMEFGQPLHAFDYDTLLEGRIVVRRAAENEILVSLDGINRELTTDMLIIAGAKNPVAIAGVMGGLETEVTDQTANVLLESAYFNPASIRRTSKILGLRSDASQRFEGGIDLAGCRRSADRAVQLLQQISGVQVLEGAVDNYPAPAEPKMICLRPERTNFLLGTEITGEEIADILTRLQFDVKDPGSELIVGAPSWRSDVSMEADLVEEVARLHGYNQIPGTLPNARTTLGKRTPNQLFRENIKDILAGCGLNEVITYSFFNPETADLYKLSPESALRRTVKLQNPLSEEQSVMRTWITPGLVEALKRNYNRQIRSGAVFELGSVFVPASRLPEEKTMLAAAAMGETSGGWNRKVMPLDYYFLKGVLETLFQQVGLTGFFFEAEYSNPSFHPGRTSKVFAGEQELGILGELHPEVLEKLDLPIRVVVFELDLDKIANLAATVRKYQPLPRFPSMERDIAVLAPRDVPAERIRETIGRSGGHTLTSVSLFDVYEGGQIQAGYRSLAFSLKFQAEDRTLTDEEVAKCMDSVSGELDRKYGARLRT, from the coding sequence TTGCGAGTTTCACTTAATTGGCTGAAGGATTTCGTGAATGTAACTGTTTCTCCGCTTGAATTGGCTGAGAGGCTGACTCTGGCAGGTTTGGCTGTTGAAGGCATTGAAAACCCAGGAGAAGGCATCACAAAGGTTTTTACGGGACAAATTTTAAGAATTGAACGGCATCCCAATGCAGACAGGCTTTTAATCTGTGAAATCTCCTTCGGCGACAGCGAGCCTTTGAAAATAGTCACCGGCGCGCCAAATGTGCAGGAAGGGCAAATTGTCCCCGTAGCTCTTGAAGGCGCCACACTGGCAGGCGGTTTGGTCATCAAGCGCGCAAAATTAAGGGGTGTTGAATCCAGGGGGATGCTCTGCTCGGGACAGGAACTCGGTCTGGACGCTAAGTCACTGCCCCCCGAACAGGCTCACGGCGTGATGATCCTGCCTGCAGATACGCCTCCCGGCCTGGACATAAAACCTCTTCTCGGCCTGGACGACACTATTTTAGAGCTTGAACTGACCCCAAACCGCGGCGATTGCTTGTCTATGCTCGGCGCTGCCAGGGAAGTAGCCGCAATTTTAAAACTTCCCTTAAATTATACACCTCCAAAAGTTGAAGAATCACTTCCACCCTGCGCGGATAGGGTAAAAGTTGACATAGAAGAACCGCGCCTGTGCCGCCGCTACGTGGCGCGCCTGATGACCGGTGTCAAGGTGGGGCCGTCCCCGCTGTGGATGCAGAAGCGTTTGCGGGCCGCCGGTGTCCGCCCGATCAGCAATGTTGTCGATGTGACAAACTATGTAATGATGGAATTTGGCCAGCCTCTCCATGCTTTTGACTATGATACCCTGCTTGAAGGCCGGATAGTGGTGCGCAGGGCTGCGGAAAATGAGATCCTTGTTTCTCTGGACGGGATCAACAGGGAACTTACTACCGATATGCTAATTATCGCCGGCGCCAAAAACCCGGTTGCCATTGCGGGAGTTATGGGCGGCCTTGAAACAGAAGTAACTGATCAAACTGCAAACGTCCTTTTGGAATCTGCCTATTTCAACCCTGCCAGCATAAGGCGCACATCCAAAATACTCGGTCTTCGCTCGGACGCCTCACAAAGATTTGAAGGGGGCATCGATCTGGCGGGCTGCCGCAGATCTGCCGACAGGGCCGTACAACTTCTTCAGCAGATTTCCGGTGTTCAGGTACTGGAAGGAGCAGTGGACAATTACCCGGCGCCTGCAGAGCCAAAAATGATCTGCCTGCGCCCGGAAAGGACAAATTTCCTTTTGGGCACTGAAATAACCGGAGAAGAAATAGCAGATATTTTAACACGCCTCCAGTTCGATGTTAAGGATCCCGGCAGCGAACTAATCGTCGGGGCGCCCAGCTGGCGGAGCGACGTCAGCATGGAAGCCGACCTGGTTGAAGAAGTTGCCCGACTCCACGGATACAACCAGATCCCTGGAACTTTGCCAAATGCCCGAACAACGCTTGGCAAACGCACTCCAAACCAGCTGTTTAGGGAGAACATCAAAGATATACTTGCAGGCTGCGGTCTCAATGAGGTAATCACTTACAGCTTCTTTAATCCGGAAACGGCAGACCTTTACAAACTCTCCCCGGAAAGCGCTCTGCGCCGGACCGTCAAATTGCAGAACCCGCTGAGTGAGGAGCAGTCTGTCATGCGCACATGGATAACACCCGGCCTGGTAGAAGCGCTGAAGCGAAATTATAACCGGCAGATAAGATCCGGGGCTGTCTTTGAACTGGGCAGCGTGTTTGTACCGGCCTCACGGCTTCCGGAAGAAAAAACCATGCTTGCCGCAGCCGCCATGGGGGAAACTTCGGGAGGCTGGAACAGGAAAGTTATGCCGCTTGATTATTATTTTTTAAAAGGAGTTCTGGAAACTCTTTTTCAGCAGGTTGGTTTAACAGGCTTTTTCTTTGAAGCCGAATACTCCAATCCCAGTTTTCACCCCGGCCGGACCTCCAAGGTTTTTGCCGGAGAACAGGAACTGGGTATCCTTGGTGAACTGCATCCGGAAGTATTGGAAAAGCTCGATCTTCCCATACGGGTTGTTGTCTTTGAACTTGATCTGGACAAAATTGCCAACCTGGCCGCTACCGTTAGAAAATATCAGCCGCTGCCCCGTTTTCCATCCATGGAAAGGGATATTGCCGTATTGGCGCCCAGAGATGTGCCTGCAGAAAGGATTAGGGAAACTATAGGCCGGTCAGGAGGGCATACGCTGACATCCGTATCATTGTTTGATGTTTATGAGGGAGGACAGATCCAGGCCGGTTACCGGAGCCTTGCCTTTTCTTTGAAATTCCAGGCTGAGGACCGGACACTCACTGACGAAGAAGTGGCGAAATGTATGGATTCTGTCTCCGGAGAACTGGACCGCAAGTATGGGGCACGGCTTCGCACATAA